The Gymnogyps californianus isolate 813 chromosome 5, ASM1813914v2, whole genome shotgun sequence genome contains a region encoding:
- the IVD gene encoding isovaleryl-CoA dehydrogenase, mitochondrial isoform X1 produces MAAAAVAIGRTAGGAGLRGARRRQTLGLLRRGCAGLAVDDTVNGLSEEQRQLRQTMTKFCQEHLAPKAQQIDQENEFKGMREFWKKLGELGVLGITAPVQYGGSALGYLDHVLVMEEISRASAAVGLSYGAHSNLCINQLVRNGNEAQKNKYLPKLISGEHVGALAMSEPNAGSDVVSMKLKADKKGDYFVLNGNKFWITNGPDADVLIVYAKTDVNAVPASQGITAFIVERGMPGFSTAQKLDKLGMRGSNTCELIFEDCKIPAENVLGTLGKGVYVLMSGLDLERLVLSGGPLGLMQAVLDHAIPYLHVREAFGQKIGHFQLMQGKMADMYTRLMACRQYVYNVAKACDQGHFNAKDCAGVILYSAECATQVALDGIQCLGGNGYINDYPMGRFLRDAKLYEIGAGTSEVRRLIIGRAFNATFK; encoded by the exons atggcggcggcggcggtggcgaTCGGCCGGACGGCGGGTGGCGCGGGATTGCGCGGAGCGCGGAGACGCCAAACGCTGGGGCTGTTgcggcggggctgcgcggggctgGCGGTGGACGACACGGTCAACGGGCTGAGCGAGGAGCAGCGACAG CTTAGACAGACCATGACAAAGTTCTGTCAAGAGCATTTGGCTCCGAAGGCCCAACAGATTGACCAGGAAAATGAATTCAAAGGCATGCGG GAGTTTTGGAAGAAACTTGGGGAACTGGGAGTTCTGGGCATCACAGCTCCTG tgCAATATGGTGGATCTGCTTTGGGGTATCTGGACCACGTGCTGGTGATGGAGGAAATTTCTCGTGCATCAGCAGCTGTGGGGCTTAGTTACGGTGCCCACTCAAACCTTTGTATCAACCAGCTAGTGCGTAATGGCAACGAGGCCCAGAAAAACAAGTACTTGCCCAAG ctAATCAGTGGGGAGCACGTTGGAGCCTTAGCAATGAGTGAACCCAATGCTGGATCTGATGTTGTGTCCATGAAGCTGAAAGCAGATAAGAAAG GAGACTACTTTGTTTTGAACGGGAACAAATTTTGGATCACCAATGGGCCAGATGCAGACGTTCTCATCGTTTATGCTAAAACTGATGTTAATGCTGTTCCAGCCTCCCAAGGTATAACTGCGTTCATTGTGGAGAGG GGAATGCCCGGTTTCAGCACAGCCCAGAAGCTCGATAAGCTGGGAATGAGAGGGTCTAATACCTGTGAATTGATCTTTGAAGACTGCAAGATCCCTG CTGAAAATGTCTTGGGGACGCTAGGCAAAGGAGTCTACGTTCTGATGAGTGGATTGGACCTGGAGAGACTCGTGCTGTCTGGTGGGCCACTGGG GCTCATGCAAGCTGTTCTTGACCATGCAATTCCATACCTACATGTAAGAGAAGCGTTTGGACAGAAAATTGGCCACTTCCAG CTCATGCAGGGCAAAATGGCTGATATGTACACACGGCTGATGGCGTGTCGGCAGTACGTCTACAACGTGGCAAAGGCCTGTGACCAGGGCCACTTCAATGCGAAG GACTGTGCTGGGGTGATCCTGTATTCAGCAGAGTGTGCTACCCAGGTGGCTCTGGATGGGATTCAGTGTCTGG GCGGGAACGGTTACATCAACGACTATCCGATGGGACGTTTCCTGCGTGATGCCAAGCTCTATGAGATAGGGGCAGGCACCAGTGAAGTGCGCAGACTGATCATTGGCAGGGCGTTTAATGCGACTTTTAAGTAA
- the IVD gene encoding isovaleryl-CoA dehydrogenase, mitochondrial isoform X2, whose product MAAAAVAIGRTAGGAGLRGARRRQTLGLLRRGCAGLAVDDTVNGLSEEQRQEFWKKLGELGVLGITAPVQYGGSALGYLDHVLVMEEISRASAAVGLSYGAHSNLCINQLVRNGNEAQKNKYLPKLISGEHVGALAMSEPNAGSDVVSMKLKADKKGDYFVLNGNKFWITNGPDADVLIVYAKTDVNAVPASQGITAFIVERGMPGFSTAQKLDKLGMRGSNTCELIFEDCKIPAENVLGTLGKGVYVLMSGLDLERLVLSGGPLGLMQAVLDHAIPYLHVREAFGQKIGHFQLMQGKMADMYTRLMACRQYVYNVAKACDQGHFNAKDCAGVILYSAECATQVALDGIQCLGGNGYINDYPMGRFLRDAKLYEIGAGTSEVRRLIIGRAFNATFK is encoded by the exons atggcggcggcggcggtggcgaTCGGCCGGACGGCGGGTGGCGCGGGATTGCGCGGAGCGCGGAGACGCCAAACGCTGGGGCTGTTgcggcggggctgcgcggggctgGCGGTGGACGACACGGTCAACGGGCTGAGCGAGGAGCAGCGACAG GAGTTTTGGAAGAAACTTGGGGAACTGGGAGTTCTGGGCATCACAGCTCCTG tgCAATATGGTGGATCTGCTTTGGGGTATCTGGACCACGTGCTGGTGATGGAGGAAATTTCTCGTGCATCAGCAGCTGTGGGGCTTAGTTACGGTGCCCACTCAAACCTTTGTATCAACCAGCTAGTGCGTAATGGCAACGAGGCCCAGAAAAACAAGTACTTGCCCAAG ctAATCAGTGGGGAGCACGTTGGAGCCTTAGCAATGAGTGAACCCAATGCTGGATCTGATGTTGTGTCCATGAAGCTGAAAGCAGATAAGAAAG GAGACTACTTTGTTTTGAACGGGAACAAATTTTGGATCACCAATGGGCCAGATGCAGACGTTCTCATCGTTTATGCTAAAACTGATGTTAATGCTGTTCCAGCCTCCCAAGGTATAACTGCGTTCATTGTGGAGAGG GGAATGCCCGGTTTCAGCACAGCCCAGAAGCTCGATAAGCTGGGAATGAGAGGGTCTAATACCTGTGAATTGATCTTTGAAGACTGCAAGATCCCTG CTGAAAATGTCTTGGGGACGCTAGGCAAAGGAGTCTACGTTCTGATGAGTGGATTGGACCTGGAGAGACTCGTGCTGTCTGGTGGGCCACTGGG GCTCATGCAAGCTGTTCTTGACCATGCAATTCCATACCTACATGTAAGAGAAGCGTTTGGACAGAAAATTGGCCACTTCCAG CTCATGCAGGGCAAAATGGCTGATATGTACACACGGCTGATGGCGTGTCGGCAGTACGTCTACAACGTGGCAAAGGCCTGTGACCAGGGCCACTTCAATGCGAAG GACTGTGCTGGGGTGATCCTGTATTCAGCAGAGTGTGCTACCCAGGTGGCTCTGGATGGGATTCAGTGTCTGG GCGGGAACGGTTACATCAACGACTATCCGATGGGACGTTTCCTGCGTGATGCCAAGCTCTATGAGATAGGGGCAGGCACCAGTGAAGTGCGCAGACTGATCATTGGCAGGGCGTTTAATGCGACTTTTAAGTAA